The stretch of DNA CAAGAGAGTGTTGCTCTTTTATCTCCTGCTGCAGCCAGTTTTGATCAGTTCAAATCTTATAAACACAGAGGTGAGACTTTTATGGCATTGGTAAAAGAATTAAAAAAATAATTTATTTTTTATTTTATGTGTCGATTTTTAAGTTTCAGCTGTTATAATTCTATCCACTTAAACAGACATCCCGTCTTTAAGTTGGCTCCATAGCTCAGTTGGTAGAGCAAAGGATTGAAAATCCTTGTGTCGGCGGTTCGATTCCGTCTGGCGCCACCATTAACCTTCAATAATCACCCAAAAAACATTCAAAATCATTAACCAAAATCTTAAAAATTAGTGCATTTGCTTAAAAATCATTTAAAATACTCTTCATTCTGTAGATTATTTCCTATCTTTGAACCCTCTAAACCCTACGTGAAAAAGGGTATCCTGCACAATTATTAACTTTTTGTTAACTATTTATTAATTTTATTGACATTATTCAAAAATTTAGGTTATACTTATGTTGTATTCAAACAAATTCAAGGAGATTACAATGAAAAAAACATTATTACTTTCAGTAGTAGCGTCAACAATGATTATGGCTGGTGGAGATATCGCTCCAGTTGAGCCAGTAGTAGAAGCACCAGCAGCAGCGTCTGCATGGGAATTCAGTGGAAATGCTGTAGTTTACTACCAAACACAAGACAACAATGTATCTGATGTATTTGATCAAGAATCATCTTCAGCACAAGCTGGTATTGAGCTTAGAGCTACAAACAGTGATGTATTTGCAGGAATCGGTGCAGGTGTTGCTGTAAACGGACTTACCACACTCAACCTTGAGAACTTTATGGTTTCTGACGTAATGCACGGTACAGGTAATGGTGATATCGATGATATGACTGATGGTGGATGGATCTCTGAAGCTTACTTGACTTACGGATTTGGTAACACAAGCCTTAAAGCAGGTCGTCAAACACTTCCAAAAGCACTTTCTCCATTTGCTTACTCTGAAAACTGGAACGTATTTAAAAATACATATGATGCAGTTTTAGCTGTAAATACTGATATTTCAAATACAACTTTAGTATATGCATATGTATATGGTGCAAACCAAAATGGTTATGGTGTTGCTAACAACATCACTGACTTCAACTCAGTAAATGGTAACGATGGTGTACATATGTTAACTATTCAAAACAAATCAATTGATGGTTTGACATTAACTGGTACATGGTATTATGGACAAGAGTTTATTACAACTGATGATCTTAATATTCTTTGGGGTGATGCGAAATTTGCAGTTGCTGGTGTGAATGTAGCACTTCAAGGTGGTCAAATTACTCATGATGCAATGGCTAATGAACCAACTGCATTTGGTGCAATGGCAGGGTATGACTTTGGTATGATCAATGCTTCAGTTGCATATTCAACAGTAGATGAAGACAGTGGCGTAACAGGTGTTGGTGGACCGGCAGGTGTATTTAACATAGGTGGTCAGCAAACACCACTTTATACTCAAATGATCATCAATGAAGGTGCTATTGCTTCTGACAATGATACATGGGTAGTTAGAGCAGATATGGATGCACTTGGTGGTAATTTTGCTGCTGCATATGGTATGACATCAGATAATTCAGCTGCATCTCTTGACTACAATGAGTTTGACCTTACTTATGCAACAAATGTATTTGAAAATGTAAATGTAGCTGCTTCATATGTAAATATGGACAGTGATGCAAATCCAGATGCAGAAAACCTAGTACGTTTCGTTGCTAGATATAACTTCTAAGAATCATTCTTAATGACTTTAGAGTTCAGGCCTTTGCCTGGCTCTAACCTTTCTTTTTTCTTTTCAAATCCTTTAAATTTTTTCACTCTTATACATTTTTTTATCTTTTGGCTATAATGCTGAAAAAGTTTAACATACAAACGGATACCAATGAACAGTAAAAAATTACACCTGGTCAGCCTGGGCTGTACCAAAAACCTTGTCGACAGCGAAGTGATGCTTGGCCGTCTAAAAGAGTATGAGATCACTGATGACAATACTCAAGCCGATGTCATCATCGTAAACACGTGTGGTTTCATTGATGCAGCCAAAGAAGAGAGTATCAATACCGTACTGAGCCTCCACGATGAACGTAAAGAGAACTCCATCTTGGTGATGAGCGGATGTTTAAGCGAACGATACAAAGAAGAACTACAGACAGATATGCCAGAAATAGACATATTTACTGGTGTGGGTGACTATGAGAAGATCGATGAGCTCATCGCTTCTAAACAGAGTACCTTTTCTCCAGAAGTCTATCTTGCTACAGAAACGTCTGGAAGAGTCATCACCGGTTCTAACTACCATGCCTATATCAAGATAGCAGAAGGGTGTAACCAAGCCTGTTCTTTCTGTGCTATTCCCAGTTTTAAAGGAAAATTGCACTCACGCTCGCTCTCTTCTATCGTCAAAGAGGTAGAAAATCTTGTCGCCCAAGGTTTTTATGACTTCTCTTTCATTTCACAGGACAGTTCCAGCTACGGACGTGATATGGGTCTCAAAGATGGACTGGTAGAGCTTATCAAGGGAGTAGAAGCTATAGAAGGTGTGCAGTCTGCACGTATCTTATACCTTTACCCAAGTACGACAACTTTTGAACTTGTCGATGCCATTTCGGATTCTGAGGTCTTTCAAACCTATTATGATATGCCTATTCAGCATATCGATGATGGAATGCTCAAAACTATGAAACGCGGCTTTGGAGAGAAGAAGACCATCGAACTGCTTGAGTACATGAAAAGTAAACCCGGTGCTTTTTTACGTACCTCTGTGATCGCAGGACACCCTGGCGAAAGTGAAGAGAGTTTTAATCGCCTATGTGACTTCATGGAAACCTTCGAATTTGACAGATTTAACACCTTCCACTACTCTAATGAAGAGACAACCGCTGCCTACACCATGGATCAGGTCGACGAAGAGACCATTGACCAAAGAGCACAAATTCTTGGAGAGATAGCAGAGAAGAGTACGCTCAAGTCACTTGAAAAGATGGTAGGTCAAACAGTCACTGTTGCTATAGATGGGGAAAGTGATGAACACGAGTACCTGCTTTCAGCTAGACCGCTTATCTGGGCCGTGGATATCGATGGGGAGATACTCATCAATGATACTTCTGATCTACCTGTGGAGTACGGGAAAAGATATGAGGCAAGAGTCACAGAGTTAGTGGGTACCCAGCTGCTTGCTACATTGATCAAGGCACTCTAAACAAGCTTATGCTTACACTCGACCTCTCACACCTCAAAGGGAAAAAGAATTTATTGGCTTTTTCTGCGGGTGTGGACTCCTCTGCACTCTTCTTTTTACTCTTAGAGAACCATATAAAGTTCGATATTGCCATAGTCAATTATGGTACACGCGAAGCAAGTGATGAAGAAGAGATGCATGCAAAAGCCCTTGCTAAAGAACATAAACTCTATTGTCACAGCATTAAAGCCCCGGCATTTCACAGCCATTTTGAAAAACAGGCTAGAGACTTTCGCTATGAATTTTTTGAGTCCCTTATTACCATAGAGGGATACGATACCCTGATCACAGCACATCAGCTCAATGACCAGTTGGAGTGGCTGCTTATGCGACTTAGTAAAGGAGCAGGCTTAAGTGAACTGCTGGGCCTTGAACCTGTGACAAAGAAGAGACACTATGCCCTCATACGTCCGCTGCTCGCCTACAGCAAACAAGAGTTGCTACGTTACCTTCAAACAAAGGGGTATCCTTATTTCATTGATGAGAGCAACACGGATGAAAATTATGAGCGCAATAAATTCAGAAAACACTTCTCCGATGCACTGATAAATGAATACAAAGAAGGCATCAAACGCAGTATGGAATACTTGAGAAAAGACAAAGAGGTACTTGAAAGCGGATTTGAAACGCTCTACAATAACAAACTGCTACACATTGTCAAACTACATACTCCATCTGCCAAGGTCAAAGCAGCGGATATCACCCTCAAAAAACTCGGCTATCTCCTCTCGGCGAAACAGCGTCAAGAGATCGAAAAAGAACCCTCTTTGGTCATAGGTGGAGCTTGGAGTACAGTACAACAAGATGACCTGCTCTTTGTTGCCCCTTATCTCACTACTGATATGCCAAAAAAATTTAAAGAACTCTGCAGGGTGTTAAACGTACCAGGTAAGATCAGGCCCTACCTTTTCAAGGAGCATATTGATCCTTCAGAACTTGTTTTCAACTAGTGATCTTTTGCATCTGCCAAAGGGTGCGCCTTCATGTACTCCTGCATTTTTTTCACGCTTCCAAGCTTCGTATAGACCTGTGTAGTTGCCATCGTTCCATGTCCTAACAGTTCACTCACATCTGCGATACGTGCACCATTATTGAGCAAATGGGTGGCAAAAGAGTGTCGCAGTTGATGCGGTGTTACTTTCAGACCTTGTGCCTTGAAAAGTTTTGTAAGTATATAACGTAACTGCGCAGCGTTCATAGGTGAATTTCCTTTTTCAAACAGATACTTTTTAGGAGATCTTCTCTTAATATATACAGTGATGAGTGCCTGCAAACTCTCCAATAGAGGCAACTCTCTTACCTTGTTTCCTTTCCCATGGATCTGTATCCATCCCTTATTGATATCTTCAAGTTTAAGACTACTCAGTTCAGAGATACGCAATCCCAATCCATACAACATAGAAATAAGCAATTTCTCCTCTAAATTGGCACGACTCAATACTTCTTCAATGTAGTTCTTTTCAATGGGCTTAGGGAGGCTTTTAGGTACCTTTATCGACTCATCCCCAATAAGTTTGATATTCATATGACACTGATCTTCGAGGTATTTTGTAAATGAATGTACCGCTGAGAGTTTTTTGACGATGGTCTTTTTATGATTTTTAACGATCTTAAAACGAAAAGGGGTGATATCCAGTACAGTGACGCCATCTGCTTCATACACATGGCTCTCTTCGAGCATCTGCCTTAAAGCGATCTCATATGTCACGATAGACGTTTCAGAATAACCTCTGACATCAAACAAATAATTCAAAAACTCCTCAGATACCTCTTGAAGTTTAGATTTCATCTTTTAATGTACCGTATGTGCTAACATTTTATCACGTAAAAATGTTCTGGCTTCATCCATTTCCATCCCTTCCAAAGAAACATTTTCCAAATAGAAATCGATGGTAGTGAAAGGTTTGGGAATGACAAATCTGTCCCAACTCTCAAGTTGCCAATACGCTTTAGGTATATAATTCACTGTCAATACTGGTGCTTTGGCCTTGTGTGCCAAGGCTATCGCACCATCACTGATACTGTGGCGTGGGCCTCTGGGTCCATCAGGCGTGACCAGAAGATCATCCCCTTTTTTAAGTGCTCTAAACGCTTCTAAGAGTACCTGTTTGGCTCCCCGACTGCTGGATCCTCGCAAAGGTGCTATAGAAAAATACATCAGTATCCTTGCGATCATCTCGCCATCAAAATGCCTTGAGATGATCCCTGAAGCCAACTGTTTTTTATGAAAATAGCGATAGGCTTGGGGAGACATCAGCAGTTCACCGTGCCAACAGACGACAATAGACTGTTCTTGTGTGATCTCACCTGTAACATGAAAGTTTTTTTTGGAAGTAAACCAATAAAAACGCATCAGAAGATAGCCCAGCGGAGGGAGTAAGACTTGAGCAATGCTTCTTGAGAGTGTTTTAAACATTGGCTTTCCTAAACAAGCACTCCATCAAGAGCACCCCGGGAGGTTTTCGTCACTTTGACATCTACTATTTTACCTAAAAGCTCTTCACTTCCCTGAACAAAAAAGAGTTTACCGTCATCCGAACGTCCAGAAACCCTTCCGTTAGGCTTGAGTTCATCAAAATAGACCTGATGTACCGTACCTAACTGTGCATCCATGATCTCATCCAGGATCTCTGTATGTCTTGCCTGAAGTCGTGTCAATCTCTCTCCTGCTACATCGCTGTCTATCTGGTTATCAAACTCTGCTGCTTCAGTATGCGGACGAGGAGAATACTTGAATGAGAACATCTGCTCAAAACGTACTTTTTCCAGTACATCCATCGTATCTTCAAAGTCTGCATCGCTTTCGCCCGGGAATCCAACGATAATATCTGTAGATATGGTTGCTTCAGGACACAGTGTACGGATCTTTTCACAACGATTCAGGAAATTCTCTTTGGTATATCCTCTTTTCATTGCTTTCAATAGTGAAGTAGATCCGCTTTGAAGAGGCACATGTATCTGTTTACATATCTTAGGATTAGAAGCAAACTCCTGAATGAAAGCATCATCCATATGTAAAGGGTGAGGAGAGGTAAATCGTATACGCTCCAATCCTTCTATCTTAGAGATCTTTTGCAACAACTGCGTAAAGTCACAGCTCTCTTCAGAAGATCCGAATCGTCTTCCGTAGTTATTGACATTCTGTCCAAGAAGCATCACTTCCTTTGCACCTGAAGCCACTGCTTTGGTGATCTCCTGTACGATAAGGTCAGAAGGGATGGAGATCTCTTCTCCACGAGTTGCAGGTACGATACAGAAGGTACAGGATTTATCACATCCTATGGAGATATTTACCATCGCCTTGTAAGGGTTGCTTCTGTACTCACCAAAGGCATAGGTACTTTCATCAAAATCTGTACTGACCTCTACGGCATGCTTTTTATGGACCACTTCAGTGATCTTCGACACATTTCTTGCACCCAATACAAAGTCTACAGAAGGTGCACGTTTGATGATCTCATCACCTAAATGAGAAGCGGTACATCCTGTCACACCTATTTTTGCAGAAGGTTTTTTGTGTTTGTTAAAGACACCGATCTCTGAAAAGAGTTTTGCTACAGGCTTCTCTCTAACAGAACAGGTATTAATGATAATAAGGTCAGCATCTTCTAGATTTTCAGTGATTTCGTAGGATTCTTTTTGGTTCAATTCTGCGATCATATGTTCACTGTCACGAACGTTCATCGCACAACCAAGTGTTTCTATAAATAATTTTTTACTCAAATGTTATCTCTTCTTTAATGGTGTAGTTTTCTGGACTAAAGCCCAAAAACTATGCTTACGCCAAGCCTACCTTAGAAGCAGTCTTATGCGATAATGTGTACTTCGTAGATATATTCATTATCATCCAGCCCGTACTTGACTTCTCTCATATATACAGAGAACCCTTTTTCTTCAAAATATTCAATTAACTCTTTCAGCTCTTTATGCGAGTTATCTTTATCAAAATAAAAGATAGATCTATTCGCTAGCTCGTCTTCTATTTTTTGCAACTCAATCGTTTTCGGCTTCGCTTTAAGTGTTGTTCTAGCAAGTTTCAGTTTCATCGATGGGTACCTTTTAAATTATATTATTTATTCTTCCGATTTATATAACAATTATACTTTATTTTCTGTAAAGCTTAGGTTAGCTATAATAATCAACTTCAAAAACAACACCTCCCAAGACGTTATTGACACTGTTATGTTACCTCTTGTAGCGGTATATTGTATTGATTAGAAAAAACATTTATAAATAGGAAAAATCATGGAAAAAATATTAGACATCATTGAAGCGATCGCACATGAAAAAAATATCTCCAAAGAGCATGCGATAGAAGCCTTTAAAGAAGCTTTGATCAATACAGCTAAGAAACTTACAAATTTTACAAGTACCTTTGAAGTGATCATCGACAATGATACAAAAAAATATTCTATCTATAAGGTCATCACCGTTGTAGCTGATGATGATGAACAACTTTATGTAGAAGTCGGGAAAGAGGGAAACAAGCAAGAAATCGAGTCTGACAGTTTCATTGCCCTATCCGATGCACAAGAGTTTGATGACTCTTTAGAGATTGGAGACCAGTTAAAAGAGGAATTTATCCTGGAAGAGCACGGACGTACAGCTTCAGCAAATCTTTTCAGAGAACTGGAGTATCATGTACAAAGACGTATAGAACAGGACTTGTTTGAAAAATACAAAGAACAAGTAGGTACAGTCATGTTAGGTACCGTTAACCGTGTGGATGCAGATGACAACACGCATGTTGAGATCGGTGAACTTAAAGGTATTCTTACACAGAGAAACCGTATCAAAGGTGAGAAGTTTAAGCGTGGAGACTCCATCCGTGCACTTCTCAGATATGTCAGTGTTGACCCGGATCATGGTCTTTTCCTGGAGCTGACAAGAACTTCACCTAAATTCCTGGAAGCACTTATGGCCAATGAAGTTCCAGAGATCGATGATGGTGTAGTGGAGATCGTTGCTGCAGCAAGAATCCCGGGAGAAAGAGCAAAAATAGCACTGAAGACAGAGCAGATGAATGTTGATCCTATCGGTGCAGCTGTGGGTGTCAAAGGGGTACGTATCAATGCAGTAAGCCAAGAGCTTAATGGTGAAAATATCGACTGTATCGAATTTTCTCCGATCCCTGAAGTTTTCATTACACGTGCATTGAGTCCTGCTATTTCACAAAGTATCAAAGTAGATGCAGATGCGAAAAAAGCAGTGGTAAATATTACAAGCGATCAAAAAGCAAAAGCGATCGGTAAATCCGGAATTAACATCCGTCTGGCCTCTATGCTGACAGGGTATACAATAGAGTTAAACGAAATTGAAGGGGTCACGGAAAGACAAGTAGACAGTTCAGAAACTTCAGAAGCGACAAAAACAACTGATACATCAGCACTCGAAGATCTCTTTAGATAAAAGAGATGCGTAAAAAGTGAGTCGTTAACTCACTTTTTAATGCGACAAGTCGTACTTTATTTTACTTCTCGCCTATCATCGTAGCAAAACTCTCCACATCCAAAGACGCAGATCCAACCAAAACACCATCCACACCACGAATTGCAGTGATCTCTTGAATATTTGCTGGCTTGACACTGCCTCCGTAGAGTAATGGTTTTTGTACGGTTTGCTTTAACGCTTGATGGGTAGAAGCTATCTCTTCAACCGTGGCAGATCTTCCTGTTCCTATCGCCCAGATAGGTTCATAAGCAACAATAAGATCTTTATAGCTGATATCAATACCGTCAAACTGTGCCAACAGATACTCCATCACAGCTTCATCGCCCTTTTCTCTTATCTCAAGCGGTTCACCGATACAGTAGAGTATTTCATATCCCTGCTCTTTAAAAAATGTAAATTTTTGGGCTACTTTGTCTTGAGACTCACCTAAATGTTCTCGTCTTTCACTGTGTCCGATGAGTATGGTTTTGATACCAAATTCCTCAAGCTGCTCTGTACCTATTTCTCCGGTAAATGCACCGTTTTGTGTCGGATAGGCATTTTGTGCACCAAGCGTAAAATCACCCTCATACTTGCCTAAAGCTGTTGCAGGAGGGAAGATATAGACTTGGTCTTCGGGTTTTTTTTCAAGCAGCTTTTCATTCAATACTTCAATGTATTTTTCCGTTGATGCTCTGGTATGATTCGTTTTAAAATTTGCTGCAAAAATCAATCAAAATCCTTTTACTCAAGTGCTTCAATTCCTGGCAGAGA from Sulfurovum xiamenensis encodes:
- the rimO gene encoding 30S ribosomal protein S12 methylthiotransferase RimO, yielding MNSKKLHLVSLGCTKNLVDSEVMLGRLKEYEITDDNTQADVIIVNTCGFIDAAKEESINTVLSLHDERKENSILVMSGCLSERYKEELQTDMPEIDIFTGVGDYEKIDELIASKQSTFSPEVYLATETSGRVITGSNYHAYIKIAEGCNQACSFCAIPSFKGKLHSRSLSSIVKEVENLVAQGFYDFSFISQDSSSYGRDMGLKDGLVELIKGVEAIEGVQSARILYLYPSTTTFELVDAISDSEVFQTYYDMPIQHIDDGMLKTMKRGFGEKKTIELLEYMKSKPGAFLRTSVIAGHPGESEESFNRLCDFMETFEFDRFNTFHYSNEETTAAYTMDQVDEETIDQRAQILGEIAEKSTLKSLEKMVGQTVTVAIDGESDEHEYLLSARPLIWAVDIDGEILINDTSDLPVEYGKRYEARVTELVGTQLLATLIKAL
- the tilS gene encoding tRNA lysidine(34) synthetase TilS, translated to MLTLDLSHLKGKKNLLAFSAGVDSSALFFLLLENHIKFDIAIVNYGTREASDEEEMHAKALAKEHKLYCHSIKAPAFHSHFEKQARDFRYEFFESLITIEGYDTLITAHQLNDQLEWLLMRLSKGAGLSELLGLEPVTKKRHYALIRPLLAYSKQELLRYLQTKGYPYFIDESNTDENYERNKFRKHFSDALINEYKEGIKRSMEYLRKDKEVLESGFETLYNNKLLHIVKLHTPSAKVKAADITLKKLGYLLSAKQRQEIEKEPSLVIGGAWSTVQQDDLLFVAPYLTTDMPKKFKELCRVLNVPGKIRPYLFKEHIDPSELVFN
- a CDS encoding tyrosine-type recombinase/integrase — protein: MKSKLQEVSEEFLNYLFDVRGYSETSIVTYEIALRQMLEESHVYEADGVTVLDITPFRFKIVKNHKKTIVKKLSAVHSFTKYLEDQCHMNIKLIGDESIKVPKSLPKPIEKNYIEEVLSRANLEEKLLISMLYGLGLRISELSSLKLEDINKGWIQIHGKGNKVRELPLLESLQALITVYIKRRSPKKYLFEKGNSPMNAAQLRYILTKLFKAQGLKVTPHQLRHSFATHLLNNGARIADVSELLGHGTMATTQVYTKLGSVKKMQEYMKAHPLADAKDH
- a CDS encoding lysophospholipid acyltransferase family protein, encoding MFKTLSRSIAQVLLPPLGYLLMRFYWFTSKKNFHVTGEITQEQSIVVCWHGELLMSPQAYRYFHKKQLASGIISRHFDGEMIARILMYFSIAPLRGSSSRGAKQVLLEAFRALKKGDDLLVTPDGPRGPRHSISDGAIALAHKAKAPVLTVNYIPKAYWQLESWDRFVIPKPFTTIDFYLENVSLEGMEMDEARTFLRDKMLAHTVH
- the miaB gene encoding tRNA (N6-isopentenyl adenosine(37)-C2)-methylthiotransferase MiaB; amino-acid sequence: MSKKLFIETLGCAMNVRDSEHMIAELNQKESYEITENLEDADLIIINTCSVREKPVAKLFSEIGVFNKHKKPSAKIGVTGCTASHLGDEIIKRAPSVDFVLGARNVSKITEVVHKKHAVEVSTDFDESTYAFGEYRSNPYKAMVNISIGCDKSCTFCIVPATRGEEISIPSDLIVQEITKAVASGAKEVMLLGQNVNNYGRRFGSSEESCDFTQLLQKISKIEGLERIRFTSPHPLHMDDAFIQEFASNPKICKQIHVPLQSGSTSLLKAMKRGYTKENFLNRCEKIRTLCPEATISTDIIVGFPGESDADFEDTMDVLEKVRFEQMFSFKYSPRPHTEAAEFDNQIDSDVAGERLTRLQARHTEILDEIMDAQLGTVHQVYFDELKPNGRVSGRSDDGKLFFVQGSEELLGKIVDVKVTKTSRGALDGVLV
- a CDS encoding HP0268 family nuclease, with product MKLKLARTTLKAKPKTIELQKIEDELANRSIFYFDKDNSHKELKELIEYFEEKGFSVYMREVKYGLDDNEYIYEVHIIA
- the nusA gene encoding transcription termination factor NusA; protein product: MEKILDIIEAIAHEKNISKEHAIEAFKEALINTAKKLTNFTSTFEVIIDNDTKKYSIYKVITVVADDDEQLYVEVGKEGNKQEIESDSFIALSDAQEFDDSLEIGDQLKEEFILEEHGRTASANLFRELEYHVQRRIEQDLFEKYKEQVGTVMLGTVNRVDADDNTHVEIGELKGILTQRNRIKGEKFKRGDSIRALLRYVSVDPDHGLFLELTRTSPKFLEALMANEVPEIDDGVVEIVAAARIPGERAKIALKTEQMNVDPIGAAVGVKGVRINAVSQELNGENIDCIEFSPIPEVFITRALSPAISQSIKVDADAKKAVVNITSDQKAKAIGKSGINIRLASMLTGYTIELNEIEGVTERQVDSSETSEATKTTDTSALEDLFR
- a CDS encoding triose-phosphate isomerase, producing MIFAANFKTNHTRASTEKYIEVLNEKLLEKKPEDQVYIFPPATALGKYEGDFTLGAQNAYPTQNGAFTGEIGTEQLEEFGIKTILIGHSERREHLGESQDKVAQKFTFFKEQGYEILYCIGEPLEIREKGDEAVMEYLLAQFDGIDISYKDLIVAYEPIWAIGTGRSATVEEIASTHQALKQTVQKPLLYGGSVKPANIQEITAIRGVDGVLVGSASLDVESFATMIGEK